In a genomic window of Kluyveromyces marxianus DMKU3-1042 DNA, complete genome, chromosome 7:
- the ALR1 gene encoding Mg(2+) transporter ALR1 yields MSDTKSVESSERNLSRTTSAGASLASLKTEEHNELYDHRQQQDYASHSFVPTAAAAATNPLRSARNPLPSMSPKLSGVHAAGLSGSSGINFNGDSDDELGIPGHHPDPTPGHNPRINVTSASRAPSVTSDFRTRTPPAAPPHSGLHRNRSHLDPQQQEQQQPQAPPSRRGSHSLGIPLKKKKSRSSSTTSVKGAPLARTLSVKSQNSQKSRELRRRNTRNASIDSDDSQISHLSQETEEDVCFPIQKREHTRINGIDFDELEEFSTQERVMNKSHLYSETIPSPLDNTYGAHSLRKPNSSTETSTSSSSAALKYTPKMEIHQHGISFGNNKVEPDEYDEEDMKKMNSNYTAAAPPTPEPPFEVPNRFAFFSSDVSDTIHAPDLSSLIRPNQSFRELFKDGASTWWLDCSCPTDEEMRCLTKAFGIHPLTSEDIKMQETREKVELFKNYYFVCFHTFENDIESENYLEPINVYIVVFANGILTFHFNPISHCANVRRRVRQLRDYVGVNSDWICYALVDDITDSFAPVIQSVEYEADAIEDSVFMARDMDFAMMLQRIGEGRRKTMTLMRLLSGKADVIKMFAKRCQDDINGIGLPLTSQVNIANLQYKNSQDAPPPPERRQQPRADIAMYLGDIQDHIVTMFQNLLSYEKIFSRSHSNYLAQLQVESFNSNNKVTEMLGKVTIIGTMLVPLNLITGLFGMNVRVPGQPDGTGTFGWFFGILGVIFVFAVGSLLFSSYWLSRINPPATLNEASASGTKSILNFKPRTMKHQPHGPNKSDKSVLSFSTNKMGRYE; encoded by the coding sequence ATGTCTGATACTAAATCTGTTGAATCTAGCGAGCGCAACTTGTCTCGCACGACTTCTGCTGGTGCCTCTTTGGCTTCCTTGAAGACTGAGGAGCACAATGAGTTGTACGATCACAGACAGCAGCAAGATTATGCGAGTCACAGTTTTGTGccaacagcagcagcagcagctacTAATCCTTTGCGTTCTGCTCGCAATCCGCTGCCATCGATGTCTCCGAAGTTGTCTGGAGTTCATGCAGCAGGTTTGTCTGGTAGTTCAGGTATCAACTTTAATGGGGATTCTGACGACGAGTTGGGGATTCCCGGCCACCATCCGGACCCAACTCCGGGCCATAACCCTAGAATAAACGTGACGAGTGCCAGCAGGGCGCCTTCTGTTACCTCTGATTTCCGGACTAGGACCCCTCCAGCTGCTCCACCGCACAGCGGGTTGCATCGCAACAGGTCGCATTTGGACcctcaacaacaagaacagcaacagcCACAAGCACCCCCTTCCAGACGCGGCTCCCATTCGCTAGGTATTcccttgaagaaaaagaagtccAGGTCTTCTTCGACCACTTCAGTCAAGGGTGCTCCATTGGCAAGGACATTGTCTGTGAAATCGCAGAATTCACAAAAGTCCAGAGAGTTGAGACGCCGTAACACCAGAAACGCCTCTATAGACAGCGACGACTCGCAGATTTCGCACTTGTCTCAGGAAACAGAGGAAGATGTGTGTTTCCCAATCCAAAAGAGAGAACATACGCGTATAAACGGCATAGACTTCGATGAGTTGGAAGAGTTTTCAACCCAGGAAAGAGTCATGAACAAGAGCCACTTGTACTCTGAAACCATCCCATCGCCACTAGACAATACTTACGGCGCCCATTCGTTGAGAAAACCAAACTCCTCTACCGAAACatccacttcttcttcttcagccGCACTCAAATACACTCCGAAAATGGAAATCCATCAGCATGGAATCTCCTTCGGTAATAATAAGGTCGAACCAGACGAATACGATGAGGAGGatatgaagaaaatgaactCCAACTATACGGCAGCCGCCCCACCAACCCCTGAACCACCTTTCGAGGTTCCCAACAGATTCGCGTTTTTCAGTTCCGATGTCTCGGACACCATTCACGCTCCTGATCTTTCCTCGTTGATACGGCCTAATCAGTCTTTCAGGGAACTATTCAAAGACGGTGCTTCAACCTGGTGGCTAGACTGTAGCTGCCCAACggatgaagaaatgagGTGCTTGACAAAGGCGTTCGGCATTCATCCCTTGACCTCTGAAGATATTAAAATGCAGGAAACTCGTGAAAAGGTCGAACTATTCAAAAACTATTActttgtttgtttccaCACTTTCGAAAATGACATAGAATCTGAAAACTATTTGGAACCCATTAACGTGTACATCGTGGTTTTCGCTAATGGTATTTTAACCTTCCACTTTAACCCAATTTCTCACTGTGCAAATGTGAGAAGACGTGTAAGACAACTCCGAGACTATGTTGGAGTTAATTCTGACTGGATTTGTTACGCTCTAGTAGATGACATTACTGATAGTTTCGCCCCAGTTATCCAATCAGTTGAGTACGAAGCGGACGCTATAGAAGATTCAGTGTTCATGGCCAGAGACATGGACTTTGCCATGATGCTACAAAGGATCGGTGAAGGTAGAAGGAAGACTATGACACTAATGAGATTATTGAGTGGCAAAGCTGATGTTATCAAAATGTTCGCTAAAAGATGCCAAGACGATATAAATGGCATAGGTCTTCCACTTACTTCCCAGGTTAACATAGCAAATCTTCAGTATAAGAATTCACAAGATGCACCACCACCTCCTGAGAGGAGGCAGCAACCTAGGGCTGATATTGCAATGTATCTAGGAGATATCCAGGATCATATTGTCACCATGTTCCAGAATTTGTTATCCTATGAGAAGATTTTCTCGAGATCCCATTCGAACTATTTGGCCCAACTTCAAGTCGAATCGTTCAActccaacaacaaagttACGGAAATGTTGGGTAAAGTGACCATAATCGGTACCATGCTAGTGCCACTAAACCTTATCACAGGTCTTTTTGGTATGAATGTTCGTGTCCCAGGTCAGCCAGACGGTACTGGTACTTTCGGCTGGTTTTTCGGTATTCTTGGTGtcattttcgtttttgCCGTGGGCTCTCTCTTGTTCTCCTCGTACTGGTTATCTAGAATAAACCCACCAGCAACTCTAAACGAAGCATCCGCATCCGGTACTAAATCTATCCTAAACTTTAAACCAAGAACAATGAAACATCAACCCCATGGTCCAAATAAATCTGATAAATCTGTTTTAAGTTTCTCTACTAATAAGATGGGTAGGTACGAGTAA
- the TDA2 gene encoding Tda2p → MTTEVEISDRSTELNGPVSAERLTTLLNDALGKDEPVQASIESVVKHLNESSSKHKFIVNATTLEANSVENADFSIDNYVGSSWNAKSDGVFHCQLKKGDRTTVLVSVFWIAV, encoded by the coding sequence ATGACAACCGAAGTGGAGATTTCGGATCGCTCGACCGAACTCAATGGCCCGGTTTCAGCAGAAAGATTGACTACCCTTCTAAACGACGCACTAGGAAAAGACGAGCCTGTGCAAGCCTCGATCGAGTCAGTCGTGAAACACTTGAACGAGTCGTCCTCTAAGCACAAGTTCATCGTCAATGCGACGACGCTCGAGGCGAATTCTGTGGAAAATGCGGACTTTTCGATAGATAACTACGTGGGCTCTTCATGGAACGCAAAATCGGACGGTGTGTTCCATTGCCAGCTCAAAAAGGGGGACCGTACAACGGTGTTGGTTAGTGTGTTTTGGATTGCAGTATAA
- the SEC6 gene encoding SNARE-binding exocyst subunit SEC6, translating to MPSSEIERISQLLKDDVSIESIRRVRDNLIKEKSTVEYQLNKQAKARFQDAQSCLQLMTQAQRNMKSLKNDLQKVDHLSKENRSSIERYDIINDATRLHELLDNTMTIHQKILQFNDFINELELLLDHELSQDALESGCPNLLKIHFMITMARDFHDQMTTLALISSVDVQTTMSKVFQKVPECVEKFNKLISDITYDIIEAVRTENQSLLIRLFKVIHVEECEDIKIIATRNIIKAKELEFESKKMKKLSNKLQTLDDEENKRIEYPTPSAIAAEITKGTIQTRTQPRGYKNMFLSTIKKGIHEMFIEVRKEYNGEKKFEVLNNLDWVFNELIVVRDHVSKLGPTHWRLFDRYFDFYYEEIHQLITELVASEPETIIILDILDYDKNFQNVLKQEFGFTKDKIKTIIGENEKEQLLSDYLTLILNKMREWIDNLEKTEITIFTERSSPPHVDSDNWLFLDGTKTCFQMFNQQVEVAAGSGQAKILVGVVERFCNLLVSRQEVWAKIINDQVQKCIQYNHFCEENPESVTKENAFPGGLVEYLVAAANDQMKAADYAVAISQKYGSYVSKVHERTITAQIENTLDGFAYVAKCATSGICQLIFDDLRRPYSEVFDKSWYGGNQTQQISSTIQEYLNDIKDQMNPFIFFSMIETAVEETLLKYVQCLKYDHSIKNKGNKFLDCVRRDFKIFYQLYAEYVPPEEMSMVDERFKFAEYFIDLCCDTQESVLETWRLCLETYWDCPLELLQHILKSRKDVDKSDMKKILAQAELIQSNPTRLSQLKTMNLPPTFIRRF from the coding sequence ATGCCTTCTTCTGAAATCGAGAGAATATCTCAACTCTTAAAGGATGATGTCTCGATTGAGAGCATTCGGAGAGTGCGAGACAACTTGATTAAGGAAAAGTCTACAGttgaatatcaattaaATAAACAGGCGAAAGCGCGGTTTCAAGATGCACAATCCTGCCTACAGTTAATGACTCAGGCACAAAGAAATATGAAATCACTCAAGAATGATTTACAAAAGGTCGACCATTTGagtaaagaaaacagaTCTTCAATCGAAAGATATGACATAATTAACGATGCTACGAGACTGCATGAGCTTCTGGATAATACAATGACGATACACCAAAAGATATTACAATTTAACGATTTTATAAATGAACTAGAGCTATTACTAGATCACGAACTTAGCCAGGATGCGCTAGAATCAGGTTGTCCTAATTTACTAAAAATCCACTTCATGATTACAATGGCGCGTGACTTCCATGACCAGATGACTACATTAGCTCTAATCTCATCTGTTGATGTTCAAACGACAATGTCTAAggtttttcaaaaagtaCCCGAATGCGTGgagaaattcaacaaactAATAAGTGATATTACCTATGATATCATAGAAGCCGTAAGAACAGAAAACCAATCTCTATTAATTCGGTTATTCAAAGTCATTCATGTAGAAGAATGTGAAGACATAAAAATCATCGCTACAAGGAATATTATCAAAGCCAAGGAATTAGAGTTCGAGtccaagaaaatgaaaaagctCTCTAACAAGTTACAGACACttgatgacgaagaaaaTAAGAGAATAGAGTATCCTACCCCAAGTGCTATTGCTGCGGAAATCACCAAGGGTACAATTCAAACTAGAACCCAACCACGCGGCTACAAGAATATGTTTTTGAGCACTATTAAAAAGGGAATCCATGAAATGTTTATTGAAGTAAGGAAAGAGTACAACggagagaagaagttcGAAGTTTTGAACAACTTAGATTGGGTATTCAATGAATTGATTGTAGTTAGGGATCATGTATCAAAATTAGGACCAACCCACTGGAGATTATTTGATCgttattttgatttctacTATGAGGAGATTCATCAATTGATCACCGAACTTGTTGCATCAGAACCAGAAACGATCATaattcttgatattcttgatTATGACAAAAACTTCCAAAATGTATTAAAACAAGAGTTTGGATTCACTAAGGATAAGATCAAGACTATTATTGgtgaaaacgaaaaggaGCAACTTCTATCTGATTACCTAACGTTGATATTGAATAAGATGAGAGAATGGATCGATAATTTGGAGAAGACGGAGATTACGATTTTCACAGAAAGAAGTTCTCCACCACATGTGGATTCTGACAACTGGCTCTTCCTAGACGGCACGAAAACTTGCTTTCAAATGTTCAATCAGCAAGTTGAAGTTGCTGCGGGATCCGGTCAGGCTAAGATTcttgttggtgttgttgaaagGTTTTGTAACTTGTTAGTCTCGAGACAAGAAGTCTGGGCGAAAATCATCAATGATCAAGTACAAAAGTGTATCCAGTACAACCATTTTTGTGAGGAGAATCCAGAAAGTGTAACGAAGGAGAATGCATTCCCAGGTGGACTTGTGGAGTATCTAGTTGCAGCTGCGAATGATCAAATGAAGGCTGCAGATTATGCTGTTGCCATTTCACAAAAGTACGGGTCATATGTGTCGAAGGTACACGAACGTACGATAACAGCTCAAATCGAGAATACTTTGGACGGTTTTGCGTATGTGGCAAAGTGTGCTACCAGCGGTATATGCCAGTTAATATTCGATGATTTAAGGAGACCATACAGCGAGGTTTTCGACAAGTCATGGTATGGGGGTAACCAGACCCAGCAGATATCATCTACAATTCAAGAGTATTTGAACGATATCAAGGACCAGATGAATCCgttcattttcttctcgATGATCGAAACCGCGGTGGAGGAGACTCTTCTAAAGTATGTACAATGTTTGAAGTACGACCACTCGATCAAAAACAAGGGGAACAAGTTCTTGGATTGTGTGAGAAGAGacttcaaaatcttttaTCAATTGTACGCTGAATACGTACCTCCGGAGGAGATGTCTATGGTTGACGAGAGGTTTAAGTTTGCTGAATACTTTATCGATTTGTGTTGCGATACCCAAGAGTCTGTTTTGGAGACGTGGAGATTGTGCTTGGAAACGTACTGGGACTGTCCGTTGGAGCTCTTGCAGCATATTTTGAAGAGCAGAAAGGACGTGGACAAGTCCGACATGAAAAAGATTCTAGCGCAGGCGGAACTGATACAGTCGAACCCAACGCGTCTCTCACAATTGAAGACCATGAACCTGCCTCCTACATTTATCAGAAGATTTTAG
- the RNR3 gene encoding ribonucleotide-diphosphate reductase subunit RNR3 has product MFVYKRDGRKEPVQFDKITARVSRLCYGLDPRHIDAVKITQRIISGVYEGVTTVELDNLAAETCAYMTTIHPDYATLAARIAISNLHKQTTKQFSQVVEDLYRWVNPKTGIHSPMISDEVYDIVMENKDTLNSAIVYDRDFQFNYFGFKTLERSYLLRINGKVAERPQHMIMRVAVGIHGRDIEKVLETYNLMSLRYFTHASPTLFNAGTPHPQMSSCFLVAMKEDSIEGIYDTLKECAMISKTAGGIGLHIHNIRSTGSYIAGTNGTSNGIIPMIRVFNNTARYVDQGGNKRPGAFALYIEPWHSDIFDFVDIRKNHGKEEIRARDLFPALWIPDLFMKRVEKNEDWTLFSPNEAPGLPDVYGDEFEALYERYEREGRGRKTVKAQKLWYAILEAQTETGTPFMLYKDACNKKSNQKNLGTIKSSNLCCEIVEYSNPEETAVCNLASIALPAFIEISNDGKTQTYNFKKLHDISKVLTRNLNRIIDRNYYPVETARRSNMRHRPIALGVQGLADAFMMLRLPFDSEEAKRLNVQIFETIYHGACEASMELAKEEGPYESFPGSPASEGKLQFDLWGKTPTNLWEWDNLKAEIKQHGLRNSLLLAPMPTASTSQILGYNECFEPYTSNMYSRRVLSGEFQIVNPYLLRDLVDLGIWDEAMKSHIIADNGSIQNLPNIPQELKDLYKTVWEISQKHIIDMAADRAAYIDQSQSLNIHIRAPTMGKLTSMHFYGWKKGLKTGMYYLRTQAASAAIQFTIDKAVAEQASHSVVDLSKLSRPVYVPQAVDMNDNSAIIPVVDAFKEPSPTPSTDDSVVNSVASLKIEDSQPVTPITPVEQAKDIKENKQETTATTDTSEFDIFNSKVIACAIDNPEACEMCSG; this is encoded by the coding sequence ATGTTTGTATACAAGAGAGATGGCCGTAAAGAGCCGGTTCAATTCGACAAGATCACTGCGCGTGTGTCTCGTCTTTGCTACGGACTAGATCCAAGGCACATCGATGCTGTGAAAATCACACAGCGTATTATTTCTGGTGTTTATGAAGGTGTAACGACTGTTGAATTAGATAACTTGGCTGCTGAAACATGTGCCTACATGACCACCATTCACCCAGATTACGCTACTTTGGCCGCTAGAATTGCCATTTCTAACTTGCACAAGCAAACCACGAAGCAGTTTTCGCAAGTGGTCGAAGACTTGTACAGATGGGTCAACCCAAAGACTGGTATTCACTCGCCTATGATTTCGGATGAGGTGTATGACATCGTCATGGAGAACAAAGATACTTTGAACTCTGCGATTGTCTACGACAGAGATTTCCAATTCAACTACTTCGGTTTCAAGACCTTGGAACGTTCTTACTTGCTAAGAATCAACGGTAAGGTTGCTGAACGTCCTCAACACATGATCATGAGAGTGGCTGTCGGTATCCACGGTagagatattgaaaaggtttTGGAAACTTACAACCTAATGTCTCTAAGATACTTCACACACGCTTCGCCTACACTTTTCAATGCTGGTACTCCTCATCCACAAATGTCATCATGTTTCCTAGTGGCCATGAAGGAAGATTCCATTGAAGGTATTTACGACACTTTGAAGGAATGTGCCATGATCTCTAAGACCGCTGGTGGTATTGGTTTGCACATTCACAACATTCGTTCTACCGGTTCTTACATTGCTGGTACTAACGGTACTTCTAACGGTATTATTCCAATGATTCgtgttttcaacaacacTGCCCGTTACGTTGACCAAGGTGGTAACAAGAGACCTGGTGCCTTCGCCTTGTACATCGAGCCATGGCACTCAGATATCTTCGACTTCGTCGACATCAGAAAGAACCACGGTAAGGAAGAAATCCGTGCAAGAGACTTGTTCCCAGCACTATGGATCCCAGATCTTTTCATGAAGAGAGTCGAGAAGAACGAAGATTGGACTTTGTTCTCTCCAAACGAAGCACCAGGCTTACCAGATGTTTACGGtgatgaatttgaagcATTGTACGAACGTTACGAGAGAGAAGGCCGTGGTAGAAAGACTGTCAAGGCTCAAAAGTTGTGGTACGCTATCTTGGAAGCTCAAACCGAAACTGGTACCCCATTCATGCTATACAAGGATGCTTGTAACAAGAAGAGTAATCAAAAGAACTTGGGTACTATCAAGTCTTCGAACTTGTGTTGTGAAATCGTTGAATACTCTAACCCAGAAGAAACCGCTGTTTGTAACTTGGCTTCTATCGCTTTGCCAGCGTTCATTGAAATATCAAACGATGGTAAGACTCAAACCTAcaacttcaagaagttgCACGATATCTCTAAGGTTTTGACTCGCAACTTGAACAGAATCATTGACCGTAACTATTATCCAGTTGAAACTGCTAGAAGATCAAACATGAGACATAGACCTATTGCATTGGGTGTTCAAGGTTTAGCCGACGCTTTCATGATGCTACGTTTGCCATTTGACTctgaagaagcaaagagaTTGAACGtccaaatctttgaaactaTCTACCATGGTGCTTGTGAAGCCTCCATGGAATTGGCAAAGGAAGAAGGTCCATATGAATCTTTCCCAGGCTCTCCAGCATCTGAAGGTAAGTTACAATTCGATCTATGGGGTAAGACCCCAACTAACCTATGGGAATGGGATAACTTGAAGGCTGAAATCAAGCAACACGGTCTAAGAAACTCTTTGTTGCTCGCTCCAATGCCAACCGCTTCTACATCCCAAATCTTGGGTTACAACGAGTGTTTCGAGCCATACACTTCCAACATGTACTCTCGTCGTGTGTTATCTGGTGAATTCCAAATCGTCAACCCTTATTTGCTACGTGATTTGGTTGATTTGGGTATTTGGGATGAAGCTATGAAGTCCCATATCATCGCTGATAATGGTTCTATCCAAAACTTGCCAAACATCCCACAAGAGCTAAAAGATTTATACAAGACTGTTTGGGAAATATCGCAAAAGCACATTATCGATATGGCCGCTGACCGTGCTGCTTATATCGATCAATCCCAATCGTTGAACATTCACATTCGTGCCCCAACTATGGGTAAGTTGACTTCCATGCATTTCTACGGATGGAAGAAGGGTTTGAAGACTGGTATGTACTACCTAAGAACTCAAGCTGCATCTGCCGCTATCCAGTTCACTATTGACAAGGCTGTTGCAGAACAAGCTTCTCACAGTGTTGTTGATCTCTCAAAACTTTCTCGTCCTGTTTATGTCCCACAAGCAGTTGACATGAACGACAATTCGGCTATTATCCCCGTTGTCGATGCATTCAAGGAGCCTTCCCCAACCCCATCAACAGATGACTCTGTCGTCAACAGTGTTGCCTCGTTAAAAATCGAGGACTCTCAACCAGTCACCCCTATCACCCCGGTAGAGCAGGCCAAggatattaaagaaaataagCAAGAAACTACCGCTACGACTGACACTAGCGAATTTGACATCTTCAACTCAAAGGTCATCGCCTGTGCTATTGACAACCCAGAAGCTTGTGAAATGTGTTCCGGATAG
- the FIS1 gene encoding Fis1p, whose translation MTNINYLPELESSYSALSSEQIEILRQQVLNEGGEIASVQSRFNYAWGLVRSVEKEDQMLGVKLLTDIYKESPMRRRECLYYLTIGCYKLGEYSTAKRYVDVLVSHEPENQQARVLQTAVEDKINRQGLKGIAMVSAGIAIGATTIGLLFRNRKR comes from the coding sequence aTGACGAACATTAACTACTTACCTGAATTAGAAAGTTCCTACTCTGCTTTGTCAAGCGAACAAATCGAGATTTTAAGGCAGCAGGTGCTTAATGAGGGCGGTGAGATAGCATCCGTACAATCGAGGTTCAACTACGCATGGGGTCTCGTCAGATCAGTAGAAAAAGAGGACCAGATGCTTGGGGTGAAGTTGCTAACTGATATATACAAGGAATCTCCGATGAGAAGACGAGAATGCCTATACTACCTTACGATCGGATGTTACAAATTGGGCGAATATTCCACAGCGAAAAGGTACGTTGATGTGCTAGTGAGCCACGAGCCAGAGAACCAGCAGGCACGTGTGCTACAGACTGCAGTTGAGGATAAGATCAATCGCCAGGGCTTGAAGGGAATTGCAATGGTCAGTGCGGGAATTGCCATTGGTGCCACTACGATAGGTCTTCTCTTCAGAAACAGGAAACGTTGA